A single window of Undibacterium sp. 5I1 DNA harbors:
- a CDS encoding FlxA-like family protein, giving the protein MVQAITSSAIIGGNSAANPGNAASALASLQAQLARYQQQLSDCVNCASSKTIEGKVQIQSLSSKISQVRARIDQVNSVNASQQTPLPTTSRSKENNSITKDLTIALGAENRTITPPSLSIANPAIGGNVNTLA; this is encoded by the coding sequence ATGGTACAGGCGATAACATCCTCTGCAATCATTGGCGGGAACAGTGCAGCTAATCCTGGCAATGCCGCTTCGGCGCTTGCCAGTCTTCAGGCGCAGCTTGCCAGGTATCAGCAACAGCTATCTGATTGTGTAAATTGCGCGTCGTCCAAAACGATAGAAGGCAAAGTGCAAATTCAATCGCTGTCTAGCAAAATTAGTCAGGTTAGGGCGCGTATTGATCAGGTAAACAGCGTCAATGCAAGTCAGCAAACGCCTCTCCCTACAACCAGTCGTTCTAAAGAAAATAATAGCATCACCAAGGATTTGACCATCGCTCTAGGAGCAGAGAATCGCACCATCACTCCGCCAAGCTTAAGCATTGCGAATCCCGCTATCGGCGGCAACGTCAACACACTTGCCTAG
- a CDS encoding MerR family transcriptional regulator, with protein sequence MSEIKIDAFVLPPIPAKRYFTIGEVSELCGVKPHVLRYWEQEFTQLKPVKRRGNRRYYQHHEVLLIRRIRELLYEQGFTINGARNKLNLHATIKDELNEMEVTIPVNLLQIREELHAVLNLLKR encoded by the coding sequence ATGAGCGAAATCAAGATCGATGCTTTTGTGTTGCCGCCGATACCAGCGAAACGCTATTTTACTATCGGTGAAGTCAGTGAATTGTGTGGTGTCAAACCACATGTATTACGTTATTGGGAGCAGGAGTTTACTCAATTAAAACCGGTAAAACGACGTGGCAATCGCCGTTATTACCAGCATCACGAAGTCTTGTTGATACGCCGTATCCGCGAACTTTTATATGAGCAGGGTTTTACGATTAATGGTGCAAGAAATAAATTGAATTTGCATGCAACGATCAAAGATGAGCTGAATGAAATGGAAGTAACAATCCCGGTTAATTTATTACAGATTCGCGAAGAACTGCATGCAGTGCTCAATTTGTTAAAGCGCTGA
- a CDS encoding amino acid aminotransferase, with product MNAPASASLFSAIEMAPRDPILGITEGFNADKNPAKVNLGVGVYYDDNGKVPLLECVKKAEAILMEKFAPRTYLPIEGLAAYDKAVQELVFGADSAVVVEKRVITAQAIGGTGALKLGADFLKRFAPDSQVWISDPSWENHRALFESAGFVVNSYPYYDAVTKGVNFAGMLEALKAMPAGAIVLLHACCHNPTGADLSDAQWTEVIAVVTERKLVPFLDMAYQGFGDGIEADGKVVRRFAETGCALFVSNSFSKSFSLYGERVGALSIAASSAEEAARIMSQLKRVIRTNYSNPPTHGGQVVATVLSTPELRQLWEEELAGMRVRIREMRSAFVAELKAKAPAYNFDFVTQQRGMFSYSGLTKEQVEKLRDNNSIYAVDTGRICVAALNKRNIDVVIDAIAQVL from the coding sequence ATGAACGCACCTGCCTCCGCCTCCCTGTTCTCTGCCATAGAAATGGCACCACGCGATCCTATCCTCGGCATCACAGAGGGCTTTAACGCGGATAAAAATCCCGCTAAAGTCAATCTTGGTGTCGGCGTTTATTACGATGATAATGGCAAAGTGCCATTGTTGGAATGCGTCAAAAAAGCCGAAGCTATTTTGATGGAAAAATTCGCGCCACGCACTTACTTGCCGATTGAAGGCTTAGCTGCTTATGATAAAGCAGTACAAGAATTAGTGTTCGGTGCAGACAGTGCCGTTGTTGTAGAAAAGCGTGTCATCACGGCGCAAGCAATTGGTGGCACTGGTGCATTGAAATTGGGTGCCGACTTTTTAAAACGCTTCGCGCCGGATTCGCAAGTATGGATCAGCGATCCAAGCTGGGAAAACCATCGCGCTTTATTTGAATCTGCTGGCTTTGTGGTCAATTCCTACCCCTACTACGACGCAGTGACTAAAGGCGTGAACTTTGCAGGCATGCTAGAGGCACTGAAGGCCATGCCAGCAGGCGCGATCGTGTTGCTGCACGCGTGCTGCCACAATCCGACTGGCGCCGATCTGAGCGATGCACAATGGACGGAAGTCATCGCAGTCGTCACCGAACGCAAGCTGGTACCCTTCCTGGATATGGCTTACCAAGGTTTTGGCGATGGCATAGAAGCCGATGGCAAAGTAGTACGCCGCTTTGCGGAAACTGGATGCGCTCTGTTCGTCTCCAATTCATTCTCTAAATCCTTCTCCTTGTACGGCGAGCGCGTTGGCGCACTGAGTATTGCCGCCTCCAGTGCAGAAGAAGCTGCGCGCATCATGTCTCAATTAAAGCGTGTAATCCGTACTAACTATTCCAATCCACCAACTCATGGCGGCCAAGTAGTTGCGACCGTATTGTCAACACCAGAACTGCGCCAATTGTGGGAAGAAGAACTGGCAGGCATGCGGGTACGCATCCGCGAAATGCGCTCTGCCTTTGTTGCAGAGTTAAAAGCAAAAGCTCCAGCGTATAACTTTGACTTTGTGACCCAGCAACGCGGCATGTTTTCTTACTCTGGCTTAACGAAAGAGCAAGTAGAAAAGCTGCGTGATAACAATTCTATCTACGCTGTCGATACCGGTCGTATTTGTGTTGCAGCTTTAAACAAGCGCAATATCGATGTCGTCATTGACGCAATTGCTCAGGTTTTATAG
- a CDS encoding VOC family protein yields the protein MNPQLNAIMIYARQPQKTADFYQQFFGFSSKPESEGLVELVSADGSTIIFIHQVAKSLKLGQAGVKLVFSVTDVETFKAQSLERGLAFSSTHQANGYQFANAKDPDNNSVSISSRAYRSIA from the coding sequence ATGAATCCTCAACTTAACGCCATCATGATTTACGCAAGACAACCTCAAAAAACTGCTGATTTCTATCAACAGTTTTTTGGTTTTAGTTCAAAACCTGAGTCAGAGGGATTGGTAGAATTAGTTAGTGCAGACGGATCAACAATAATCTTCATACATCAGGTTGCAAAAAGTTTGAAATTGGGGCAAGCTGGTGTGAAACTCGTTTTTTCTGTAACAGATGTTGAGACCTTCAAAGCGCAAAGCTTAGAACGCGGACTTGCCTTTAGCAGCACGCATCAAGCCAATGGCTATCAGTTCGCTAATGCAAAAGATCCAGACAATAACTCGGTATCGATATCGAGTCGGGCATATCGTTCTATTGCATAG
- a CDS encoding integration host factor subunit alpha, with protein sequence MNEVTSAELQSVLDADLNRAMREAKARSQAERDLPTLTKAELAELLFEQVGLNKREAKDMVETFFDEIRDALERGEAVKLSGFGNFQLRDKPQRPGRNPKTGEEIPITARRVVTFHASQKLKGMVDAAGSQPLAHAA encoded by the coding sequence ATGAATGAAGTGACTTCCGCCGAACTGCAATCAGTTCTTGATGCAGATTTGAACCGGGCGATGCGTGAAGCAAAAGCACGTTCACAAGCGGAACGAGACTTACCTACCTTGACCAAAGCAGAGTTAGCAGAACTCTTGTTTGAACAAGTTGGTTTGAATAAACGTGAAGCCAAAGATATGGTGGAAACTTTTTTTGACGAGATTCGTGATGCGTTAGAAAGAGGCGAGGCGGTAAAATTATCTGGCTTTGGTAATTTTCAATTGCGAGATAAACCCCAGCGTCCTGGCCGTAACCCGAAAACTGGTGAAGAAATTCCTATTACCGCGCGTCGTGTTGTGACATTCCATGCTAGCCAAAAACTTAAAGGAATGGTCGACGCTGCAGGTAGTCAACCCCTTGCACATGCTGCCTGA
- a CDS encoding methyltransferase: protein MNFPQSHLINKSRLFLTVSALLCGVLNPVVAQTNVVDSGLDTVIKGVWRSDENRARDQYRHPKQTLEFFGVQANATVIEITPGGSAWYGEILAPFLKEKGHYIAANIDGNKVSASSAAYQNRTADAQNKKFLADPERYSKARTINFDPAAPQFGPANSADYVLTFRNVHNWVGDHTEVPTFKAMFDVLKPGGVLGVVDHRAAAGKTLDAKLIDTGYLPEEYVIALAQQAGFKLVGKSEVNANPKDTKDYAKGVWTLPPTYADKENNRQKYKEIGESDRFTLRFVKP from the coding sequence ATGAACTTCCCCCAATCTCATTTAATCAATAAATCACGTTTATTTCTGACCGTTAGTGCTCTGCTTTGCGGCGTGCTCAACCCCGTTGTAGCACAAACTAACGTAGTTGATTCCGGCTTAGACACCGTTATCAAAGGTGTTTGGCGTTCTGACGAAAATCGCGCGCGAGATCAATATCGCCACCCAAAACAGACCTTGGAATTTTTTGGTGTTCAAGCTAATGCGACGGTGATCGAAATTACTCCGGGCGGATCAGCTTGGTATGGCGAGATACTGGCACCTTTTTTAAAAGAGAAGGGCCATTACATTGCCGCCAATATTGACGGCAATAAAGTGTCTGCTAGCAGCGCTGCATATCAGAACAGAACAGCAGACGCACAAAATAAAAAATTTCTTGCAGATCCTGAGCGCTACAGCAAAGCAAGGACAATTAATTTTGATCCAGCCGCACCGCAATTTGGACCGGCAAACTCAGCTGACTACGTGCTGACCTTTAGAAACGTGCATAACTGGGTCGGAGATCATACAGAAGTCCCTACCTTCAAGGCGATGTTCGACGTGCTTAAACCGGGCGGTGTGTTAGGTGTGGTTGATCATCGCGCGGCTGCTGGTAAAACTTTAGACGCAAAATTAATTGATACCGGCTATTTGCCAGAAGAGTATGTCATCGCATTAGCCCAGCAAGCAGGATTTAAATTGGTGGGGAAGAGTGAAGTGAATGCTAATCCTAAAGATACAAAGGATTATGCGAAAGGTGTTTGGACACTGCCGCCGACCTACGCTGATAAAGAAAATAATCGTCAGAAATACAAAGAGATCGGTGAGAGCGACCGCTTTACTTTGCGTTTCGTTAAGCCGTAG
- the uvrB gene encoding excinuclease ABC subunit UvrB: protein MPVASIISAENNSNTNNPPEGKFVTFPDSQFELFQPFPPAGDQPAAIAKLLEGINDGLFFQTLLGVTGSGKTYTMANVIAQSGRPAIVFAPNKTLAAQLYSEFREFFPRNAVEYFVSYYDYYQPEAYVPQRDLFIEKDSAINEHIEQMRLSCTKSLMERRDVIIVATVSAIYGIGNPSEYHKMILTLRTKDKVSQRDLIARLIQMQYTRNEIDFGRGTFRVRGDTIDIFPAEHAELAVRVEMFDDEIENLQLFDPLTGRVKQKIPRFTVYPSSHYVTPRETVLRAVETIKIELRERLEFFRKENKLIEEQRIEQRTRFDLEMMSEIGFTKGIENYSRHLSGAKAGDPPPTLVDYLPADALMFLDESHVLTGQLNGMYNGDRARKTNLVDYGFRLPSALDNRPLKFVEFESKMRQTIFVSATPAEYEKQHADQVVEQVVRPTGLVDPLIEVRPALTQVDDLMNEITIRVQKNERVLVTTLTKRMSEQLTDFLADNGIKVRYLHSDIDTVERVEIIRDLRLGTFDVLVGINLLREGLDIPEVSLVAILDADKEGFLRSERSLIQTIGRAARNLNGMAILYGDKITDSMRRAIDETERRRTKQVAFNLANNITPIGIKKQIKDLIDGVYSQQEAKQELEAAQEHARYEVMSEKQISREIKRLEKLMLDHAKNLEFEKAAQVRDQLAHLKAQVFGAGGSDNVLSLANK from the coding sequence ATGCCTGTAGCATCGATAATTTCTGCTGAAAATAATAGCAATACTAATAATCCGCCGGAAGGCAAGTTCGTCACTTTTCCGGATTCTCAGTTTGAGCTATTTCAGCCTTTTCCTCCGGCGGGCGATCAACCGGCTGCGATTGCCAAGTTGCTGGAGGGGATTAACGACGGTTTGTTTTTCCAGACTTTGCTTGGGGTAACCGGTTCTGGCAAAACTTATACGATGGCAAACGTAATCGCGCAAAGCGGCCGGCCTGCGATTGTTTTTGCACCTAATAAAACTTTGGCAGCGCAGTTGTACAGCGAGTTCCGCGAATTTTTTCCGCGTAATGCCGTGGAATATTTCGTCAGCTACTACGATTATTATCAGCCAGAAGCGTATGTCCCACAGCGTGATTTATTTATCGAAAAAGATTCTGCGATCAACGAGCATATTGAGCAAATGCGCTTGTCTTGCACCAAGTCACTGATGGAGCGGCGTGATGTGATTATTGTCGCGACCGTCTCTGCGATTTACGGTATCGGTAATCCTAGCGAATACCACAAGATGATTTTGACCTTACGCACAAAGGACAAAGTCAGCCAGCGGGATTTGATCGCACGCCTGATTCAGATGCAATACACCAGGAACGAAATTGATTTCGGCCGCGGCACATTCCGGGTGCGTGGCGATACGATTGATATCTTCCCGGCAGAACATGCTGAACTAGCAGTACGGGTAGAAATGTTTGATGATGAGATCGAAAATCTCCAATTATTTGATCCGCTGACCGGCCGCGTAAAACAAAAAATTCCACGCTTTACTGTCTATCCAAGTTCGCATTACGTGACCCCGCGCGAAACCGTATTACGCGCAGTAGAAACAATCAAAATCGAGCTGCGTGAACGCTTAGAATTTTTCCGCAAAGAGAATAAGCTGATTGAAGAGCAGCGGATAGAACAACGTACACGTTTTGATTTAGAGATGATGTCCGAGATCGGTTTTACTAAAGGCATTGAAAACTATTCACGCCATTTAAGTGGCGCTAAAGCCGGTGATCCACCGCCGACACTGGTGGATTATTTGCCCGCAGACGCGCTCATGTTTTTAGATGAGTCACATGTACTGACCGGACAGTTAAACGGCATGTATAACGGCGACAGAGCACGAAAAACAAATCTGGTTGATTATGGTTTCCGGCTGCCGTCCGCGCTAGATAATCGTCCGCTCAAGTTTGTAGAATTTGAGAGCAAAATGCGGCAGACGATTTTTGTGTCAGCTACCCCGGCAGAATATGAAAAACAGCATGCCGATCAAGTTGTTGAACAAGTAGTACGACCGACAGGCTTGGTCGATCCGCTAATTGAAGTGCGTCCGGCATTAACGCAAGTCGATGATCTGATGAACGAGATTACGATTCGTGTACAGAAAAATGAGCGTGTCTTGGTCACGACATTGACGAAGCGAATGTCCGAGCAATTGACCGATTTTTTGGCGGACAACGGCATCAAAGTACGTTATTTACACAGCGATATTGATACGGTAGAGCGGGTAGAAATTATCCGTGATCTACGTTTGGGTACCTTCGATGTGTTGGTCGGCATTAACCTTTTACGAGAAGGTCTGGATATCCCAGAAGTGTCTTTGGTGGCGATCTTGGATGCTGATAAAGAAGGCTTCCTGCGGTCGGAGCGTAGCCTGATTCAAACCATAGGCCGTGCTGCACGTAACTTAAACGGGATGGCAATTTTATACGGCGATAAAATTACCGACTCTATGCGTCGCGCCATTGATGAGACTGAACGTCGGCGCACTAAACAAGTTGCGTTTAATTTGGCGAATAACATCACGCCTATCGGCATTAAAAAACAGATTAAAGATTTAATTGATGGCGTCTACAGCCAACAAGAAGCCAAGCAAGAGCTAGAAGCTGCACAAGAGCATGCGCGCTATGAAGTCATGAGTGAGAAGCAAATTAGCAGAGAAATAAAGCGCTTGGAAAAACTCATGCTCGATCACGCCAAAAATCTGGAGTTTGAAAAAGCGGCCCAGGTACGTGATCAATTAGCTCATCTGAAAGCGCAAGTATTCGGCGCGGGCGGTAGTGATAATGTGTTGTCGTTAGCGAATAAGTAG
- the pheT gene encoding phenylalanine--tRNA ligase subunit beta, giving the protein MQFSENWLRTMVDPKMTSDELSHLLTMSGLEVEEVEAVAPPFSNVVVAEIREISKHPDADRLNVCQVDVGTGTLLNIVCGAPNVRVGMKVPCAMAGAVLPPGADGKPFEIKVGKLRGVESQGMLCSARELKLSDDQGGLLDLPVDAPVGQNFRDYYQLNDLKFTIKLTPNKADCLSVLGVAREVSALTGTVLTLPEIHSVAVTLQETLPVKISAPDLCGRFSGRVIRGVNAKAPTPDWMKQRLERSGQRPISALVDISNYVMLELGRPTHVFDLDKIHGGLDVRWGKTGESLKLLNGNTVAVDEWIGVIADDKEIESLAGIMGGDSTAVTLETQNIYLEAAFWWPQAIQGRARRYNFSTDAAHRFERGVDYATTVEHIERITALIVEICGGSTQVKVGPVTDLIVNLPKRPAVLLRTARAVKVIGVALNDAQIADIFTRLGLAFKQTPGEFLVTPPSYRFDIEIEEDLIEEVVRVYGFENIPALPPIAANAMRIVPENQRSLFTVRRQIADMDYQEVVNYSFVEEAWEKDFVGNDAPIKLLNPIASHMSAMRSSLIASLVANARYNLNRKMNRVRIFEIGAIYLRNAAIPDGPLTIAGYDQPKRLSALAYGPVVEEQWGQATRNVDFFDIKADLEALFAPKTLRFSKVEHPALHPGRSASIECDGKVVGIVGELHPRLQQKYDLPLAPVVFEVDTQSLQSITLPIYQEISKFQAVTRDLALLVKQTISAQDLLDVFFAEAKSNETCKILQAVVLFDEYRGKGLESDEKSLAFRFSLQDTQSTLQDDKVEAAMASLLAAAASKFSARLR; this is encoded by the coding sequence ATGCAATTTTCTGAAAACTGGCTACGCACTATGGTTGATCCGAAGATGACTTCGGATGAGTTGTCACACTTACTCACGATGTCTGGATTAGAAGTAGAAGAAGTAGAAGCTGTCGCACCGCCTTTTAGTAATGTAGTCGTTGCAGAAATTCGTGAGATTTCCAAGCATCCTGATGCTGATCGCCTCAACGTTTGTCAGGTAGATGTTGGCACCGGTACTCTGCTCAATATTGTGTGTGGTGCACCGAATGTGCGTGTTGGTATGAAAGTGCCGTGTGCTATGGCGGGTGCGGTATTGCCGCCGGGTGCCGATGGCAAACCGTTCGAGATCAAAGTTGGTAAATTGCGTGGTGTTGAATCGCAAGGCATGTTGTGCTCTGCCCGTGAATTAAAATTATCAGACGATCAGGGCGGTTTATTGGATTTGCCTGTAGACGCGCCGGTCGGACAAAATTTCCGGGATTACTATCAATTAAATGATCTTAAATTCACGATCAAGTTGACCCCGAATAAGGCAGACTGCCTGTCCGTATTGGGTGTTGCGCGTGAAGTGTCGGCATTAACCGGTACCGTGTTAACGCTGCCTGAAATTCATTCGGTAGCAGTCACTCTGCAAGAAACTTTACCCGTTAAAATATCTGCGCCTGATTTGTGTGGACGTTTCAGTGGTCGGGTTATTCGCGGTGTTAACGCCAAAGCTCCGACACCAGACTGGATGAAGCAGCGTCTTGAGCGCAGCGGTCAGCGGCCAATCTCTGCCTTAGTCGATATTTCTAATTATGTGATGTTAGAACTTGGACGTCCAACCCATGTATTTGATTTGGATAAAATCCACGGTGGTCTGGATGTGCGTTGGGGCAAAACGGGGGAGTCATTAAAACTATTGAATGGCAATACCGTTGCAGTAGATGAATGGATAGGCGTCATTGCAGATGACAAAGAGATCGAATCTTTGGCCGGCATCATGGGTGGTGACTCTACTGCCGTAACGCTCGAAACGCAGAATATTTATCTGGAAGCAGCATTCTGGTGGCCGCAAGCGATACAGGGTAGGGCGCGCCGTTATAATTTTTCTACAGATGCGGCACATCGCTTTGAGCGCGGCGTGGACTACGCGACGACAGTCGAGCATATTGAACGTATTACTGCCTTGATCGTAGAAATTTGTGGTGGTAGCACGCAAGTCAAAGTCGGCCCAGTCACTGACCTGATCGTTAATTTACCAAAGCGCCCTGCGGTGCTTTTGCGTACGGCGCGTGCGGTTAAAGTGATTGGTGTTGCATTGAACGATGCGCAGATCGCCGATATATTTACCCGTTTGGGATTGGCGTTTAAGCAAACTCCGGGAGAATTCCTGGTAACGCCACCATCCTATCGTTTTGATATTGAAATCGAAGAGGACTTGATTGAAGAAGTCGTCCGGGTTTATGGTTTTGAAAATATTCCTGCGTTACCTCCCATCGCAGCAAACGCGATGCGCATTGTGCCAGAAAATCAGCGTTCTTTATTTACAGTCCGTCGTCAAATTGCAGACATGGATTACCAAGAAGTCGTCAACTATAGTTTTGTAGAAGAGGCTTGGGAAAAAGATTTTGTAGGTAATGACGCCCCGATTAAATTACTGAATCCAATTGCCAGTCATATGAGCGCGATGCGCAGCAGTTTGATCGCTAGTTTGGTTGCTAATGCGCGCTACAATTTAAATCGCAAGATGAACCGTGTGCGCATTTTTGAAATTGGTGCGATCTATCTGCGCAATGCGGCCATTCCAGACGGTCCTCTGACGATTGCTGGTTATGATCAGCCGAAGCGTCTGTCCGCACTTGCATATGGTCCCGTAGTTGAAGAACAGTGGGGTCAGGCAACACGCAATGTCGATTTCTTTGATATTAAAGCGGACTTGGAAGCCTTGTTTGCACCTAAAACTTTGCGCTTTAGTAAAGTTGAACATCCAGCTTTGCACCCAGGGCGCTCTGCTAGTATTGAGTGTGATGGCAAAGTAGTGGGCATCGTTGGCGAGTTACATCCACGTTTGCAGCAAAAATATGATTTACCTTTAGCGCCAGTCGTTTTTGAAGTAGATACGCAAAGTCTGCAATCCATTACGCTACCGATTTATCAAGAAATTTCAAAATTTCAAGCGGTCACTCGTGATCTTGCTTTATTAGTAAAACAAACAATTTCTGCTCAAGATTTACTCGATGTTTTCTTTGCTGAGGCGAAGTCAAACGAAACATGTAAAATCTTGCAAGCCGTTGTTTTATTTGATGAATATCGTGGTAAGGGACTGGAGTCTGACGAGAAAAGTCTTGCATTCCGCTTTAGCTTGCAAGATACTCAAAGTACGCTGCAAGATGATAAGGTAGAAGCTGCAATGGCATCTTTACTGGCTGCAGCTGCAAGTAAATTCTCAGCAAGATTACGTTGA
- a CDS encoding VOC family protein gives MLNRIHHAAIICSDYEVSKRFYSEYLGLKIIAEHFRVERNSYKLDLQLPDGSQIELFSFPSVPPRPSYPEAQGLRHLAFEVRDIDHCKRHLKSLGIAVEAIRTDEYTGKRFVFFADPDGLPLELYEV, from the coding sequence ATGCTAAACCGCATTCATCACGCTGCAATCATTTGTTCTGACTACGAAGTCTCTAAGCGCTTCTATAGTGAGTATCTGGGGCTGAAGATTATTGCCGAACATTTTCGTGTTGAACGTAACTCGTACAAACTGGATTTACAATTGCCTGATGGCTCCCAGATTGAGTTGTTCTCGTTCCCTAGTGTACCGCCTCGTCCGTCGTATCCTGAAGCACAGGGGCTGCGCCATCTGGCATTTGAAGTAAGAGATATTGATCACTGCAAGCGCCACCTGAAATCACTAGGCATCGCAGTCGAAGCAATTCGTACTGATGAATATACGGGCAAGCGTTTTGTTTTCTTTGCTGATCCAGATGGATTGCCTTTGGAGTTATATGAGGTCTAA